In Panthera leo isolate Ple1 chromosome B3, P.leo_Ple1_pat1.1, whole genome shotgun sequence, a single genomic region encodes these proteins:
- the CB3H15orf61 gene encoding uncharacterized protein C15orf61 homolog, with translation MEPLRRAHEAALRLLLCQPWASGAASRPKPRASEVLTRHLLQRRLPHWTSFCVPYSAVRNDQFGLSHFNWPVQGANYHVLRTGCFPFIKYHCSKAPWQDLAGQDRFFTALKVVNLGIPTLLYGLGSWLFARVTETVHTSYGPITVYFLNKEDEGAMY, from the exons ATGGAACCCCTGCGGAGGGCCCACGAGGCTGCGCTCCGGCTGCTGCTGTGCCAGCCCTGGGCCTCGGGCGCCGCCTCCCGCCCGAAGCCCCGCGCCTCCGAGGTGCTGACGCGGCACCTGCTACAGCGGCGCCTGCCGCACTGGACCTCCTTCTGCGTGCCCTACAGCGCTGTCCGCAACGACCAGTTCGGCCTCTCGCACTTCAACTGGCCGGTGCAGGGCGCCAACTACCACGTCCTGCGTACCGGCTGCTTCCCTTTCATCAAGTACCACTGCTCCAAGGCCCCCTGGCAGGACCTGGCCGGGCAGGACCGGTTCTTCACGGCGCTCAAGGTCGTCAACCTGG GTATTCCAACTTTATTGTATGGACTTGGCTCCTGGTTATTTGCTAGAGTCACAGAGACTGTGCATACCAGTTATGGACCAATaacagtttattttctaaataaagaagatgaaggTGCCATGTACTGA